In Mycobacterium tuberculosis H37Rv, a single window of DNA contains:
- the PE_PGRS7 gene encoding PE-PGRS family protein PE_PGRS7 (Member of the Mycobacterium tuberculosis PE family, PGRS subfamily of ala-, gly-rich proteins) has translation MSFVIATPEMLTTAATDLAKIGSTITAANTAAAAVAKVLPASADEVSVAVAALFGTHAQEYQTVSAQVATFHDRFVQTLSAAASSYVAAEAVNVEQSLLAAVNAPTQALFGRPLIGNGADGSPGTGQAGGPGGILYGNGGNGGSGAPGQRGGAGGAAGLIGNGGNGGAGGVGTTGGAGGHGGAGGWLYGNGGAGGFGGAGAVGGNGGAGGTAGLFGVGGAGGAGGNGIAGVTGTSASTPGGSGTAGGAGGIGGNGGAGGAGGVLMGNGGNGGAGGEGGPGGAGGAGASGAHATNLGADGQAGGNGGNGGAGGTGGVGGPGGGHGLLGLGGSHGAGGAGGSGGDGGAPGDGGNGATGTWGHNLGAGGTGGNGGNPGAGGAGGAGGASVGGSAHGANGAPGTTSTSGGNGGDGGKGADAISSGQTGANGGRGGDGGQVGNGGAGGAGGRGGAGGLGFGSEAPGRPGGAGGTGGAGGNGGTQAGDGGTGGAGGAGGDGGSGGAGSIGFNASAPGAAGSPGGNGGNGGPGGAGGEGGAGGLALAASGQNGSQGAGGDGGAGGNGGTPGNGGHGAAGALGVNGGVGGAGGHGGDPGVGGAGGQGGSGSTPGANGAPGNTPTSGGNGGNGGRGADATGFGQTGASGGRGGDGGLVGNGGAGGAGGNGSKGLPGLGRLGNPGLDGGTGGNGGAGGSGGAWAGNGGTGGAGGTGGVGGTGGSGSDGVNGSSAGADGHPGGTGGVGGTGGKGGDGGDGGAAPNGVAGSQGPGGAGGDGGTGGVGGNGGRGIDGADGATAGARGQDGGAGGAGGKGGRGGTGGPGGAGPAGTTGSQGAGGNGGSGGTGGDPGDGGNGANGSVFTNNGIGGNGGNGGNAGPSGAGGSGGAGSTFGATGSSSSIHVNGGNGGNGGNGDHALSGNGAAGGNGGNGGNGSLRGSGGAGGHGGNGGNASRGMGGDGGTGGAGGNAGQIGNGGAGGNGGDGGTGSDGNPGAITGSGGRGGDGGVGGQGGSVAGDGADGGRGGAGGTGGTGLRGTTGATGATGTFDAGADGHGGNGGTGGVGGTGGAGGGGGNGGAGGKALSPTGNNGSQGAGGDGGAGGAGGTGGTGGDGGRGAHGTLFSSLAGTGGTGGNGGTGGTGGTGGAGGAGGTGSTLGATGATGAAGRAGNGGVGGSGGLGSAFGPGGTGGMGGAGGTSTVSAGGDGGRGGFGGDGLDASSGGNGGDGGHGGDGFRTAGAGGRGGDGGKGADPGGLFPIPGAGGKGGTGGTGGTAHLGPLAIIGQSGQPGQFGSPGADGRGGAGGAGGGGGAGGSF, from the coding sequence ATGTCGTTCGTAATCGCGACGCCGGAGATGCTGACCACGGCGGCAACGGATTTGGCGAAAATTGGTTCGACGATCACTGCGGCCAACACCGCAGCGGCCGCGGTGGCGAAAGTGCTGCCCGCGTCAGCCGACGAGGTGTCGGTGGCCGTTGCGGCGTTGTTCGGCACGCACGCCCAGGAATATCAGACCGTCAGCGCCCAAGTGGCGACGTTTCATGACCGGTTCGTGCAGACCCTGTCCGCGGCCGCGAGCTCGTACGTGGCCGCCGAGGCGGTCAACGTTGAACAGAGTTTGCTAGCCGCGGTCAATGCGCCCACCCAGGCGCTGTTCGGACGCCCGCTGATCGGCAACGGCGCCGACGGCTCCCCCGGGACCGGGCAGGCCGGCGGGCCAGGCGGCATCTTGTACGGCAACGGCGGCAACGGCGGGTCTGGGGCGCCAGGACAACGAGGCGGGGCCGGCGGGGCGGCGGGCCTAATCGGTAACGGCGGCAACGGTGGAGCCGGCGGCGTGGGTACCACCGGCGGGGCCGGTGGTCACGGCGGCGCGGGCGGGTGGCTGTATGGCAACGGAGGCGCCGGGGGTTTTGGCGGGGCCGGGGCGGTCGGCGGCAACGGCGGGGCCGGCGGTACCGCCGGGTTGTTCGGTGTCGGCGGGGCCGGTGGGGCCGGAGGCAACGGCATCGCCGGTGTCACGGGTACGTCGGCCAGCACACCGGGTGGATCCGGCACCGCTGGCGGGGCCGGCGGGATCGGCGGCAACGGCGGGGCCGGCGGGGCCGGCGGGGTGCTGATGGGCAACGGCGGCAACGGCGGGGCCGGCGGCGAGGGCGGGCCCGGCGGCGCCGGCGGTGCGGGCGCCAGCGGCGCCCACGCCACCAACTTGGGCGCTGACGGTCAAGCCGGCGGAAACGGCGGGAATGGTGGGGCTGGCGGGACCGGCGGGGTCGGCGGGCCCGGCGGCGGCCACGGTCTGCTCGGCCTCGGCGGCAGCCACGGCGCCGGCGGGGCTGGCGGTAGCGGCGGTGACGGCGGAGCTCCCGGTGACGGCGGCAACGGCGCTACCGGGACGTGGGGTCACAACCTTGGTGCCGGCGGGACCGGTGGCAATGGCGGCAACCCGGGCGCCGGTGGGGCCGGTGGCGCCGGTGGCGCCAGCGTCGGCGGCAGCGCGCATGGCGCGAACGGCGCGCCCGGCACCACCTCCACCAGCGGTGGTAACGGCGGCGACGGCGGCAAAGGCGCCGACGCTATCAGCAGCGGACAGACCGGCGCGAACGGTGGCAGGGGTGGCGACGGCGGTCAGGTGGGTAATGGCGGTGCCGGTGGGGCCGGTGGCCGCGGCGGGGCCGGCGGTCTCGGATTTGGATCCGAAGCGCCCGGTCGCCCCGGCGGGGCCGGCGGCACCGGCGGGGCCGGCGGCAACGGCGGAACTCAGGCCGGTGACGGCGGCACCGGAGGTGCTGGCGGGGCCGGCGGCGATGGCGGATCCGGAGGTGCTGGCAGCATCGGCTTCAATGCGTCCGCTCCCGGGGCCGCAGGCTCACCCGGCGGGAATGGCGGTAACGGTGGGCCTGGCGGAGCCGGCGGCGAGGGCGGGGCCGGCGGTCTCGCGTTGGCCGCCTCGGGCCAGAACGGCAGCCAGGGCGCTGGCGGTGACGGCGGAGCCGGCGGGAACGGCGGGACTCCTGGCAACGGCGGTCACGGCGCCGCCGGCGCGCTCGGTGTCAACGGTGGTGTAGGTGGCGCCGGTGGCCACGGCGGTGATCCCGGTGTCGGCGGTGCCGGCGGCCAGGGCGGAAGCGGCTCCACCCCCGGTGCCAACGGCGCACCCGGCAACACCCCCACCAGCGGCGGCAACGGCGGCAACGGCGGCAGAGGCGCCGATGCCACCGGCTTTGGCCAGACCGGCGCGTCCGGCGGCAGGGGCGGTGATGGCGGTTTGGTCGGCAACGGCGGCGCCGGCGGCGCCGGCGGCAACGGCAGCAAAGGCCTGCCCGGTCTGGGCAGGCTCGGCAACCCCGGCCTGGATGGCGGCACCGGCGGAAACGGTGGGGCCGGTGGATCCGGCGGCGCCTGGGCGGGCAACGGTGGCACCGGCGGGGCCGGCGGCACCGGCGGCGTCGGCGGGACTGGAGGGTCCGGCAGCGACGGTGTCAACGGTTCCAGCGCGGGCGCGGACGGGCACCCCGGCGGCACCGGCGGAGTTGGCGGTACCGGCGGAAAAGGTGGGGACGGCGGGGACGGCGGGGCCGCACCCAACGGCGTCGCCGGCAGCCAAGGCCCCGGCGGTGCCGGCGGCGACGGTGGGACCGGCGGAGTTGGCGGTAACGGCGGCCGCGGCATTGACGGCGCCGACGGCGCCACCGCGGGTGCCCGCGGCCAGGATGGCGGCGCCGGCGGGGCCGGCGGAAAGGGCGGCCGAGGCGGGACCGGCGGGCCGGGCGGGGCCGGGCCGGCGGGCACAACCGGCAGCCAAGGCGCCGGCGGCAACGGCGGCAGCGGCGGCACCGGCGGGGACCCCGGTGACGGCGGCAACGGCGCTAACGGCAGCGTGTTCACCAACAACGGCATCGGCGGCAACGGCGGCAACGGCGGCAACGCCGGCCCCAGCGGGGCCGGCGGGAGTGGCGGCGCCGGCTCCACTTTCGGTGCGACCGGCTCAAGCAGCAGCATTCATGTCAACGGCGGCAACGGCGGCAACGGCGGCAACGGCGACCATGCCCTCAGCGGCAACGGCGCGGCCGGCGGCAACGGCGGCAACGGCGGCAACGGCAGCCTGCGCGGCAGCGGTGGGGCCGGCGGCCACGGCGGCAACGGCGGCAATGCCAGCAGGGGCATGGGCGGTGACGGCGGAACCGGTGGCGCCGGCGGAAACGCCGGGCAGATTGGCAACGGCGGAGCGGGCGGCAATGGCGGAGACGGCGGCACCGGTAGTGACGGCAATCCCGGAGCCATTACCGGCAGCGGCGGCCGCGGCGGCGACGGCGGCGTAGGCGGGCAAGGTGGGAGCGTCGCCGGCGACGGCGCTGACGGCGGCCGGGGCGGGGCCGGCGGCACGGGCGGGACGGGCCTGCGGGGCACCACCGGCGCCACCGGTGCGACCGGCACATTCGACGCTGGCGCGGACGGTCACGGCGGTAACGGTGGCACCGGCGGGGTTGGCGGGACCGGCGGCGCCGGCGGCGGCGGCGGCAACGGCGGGGCCGGCGGCAAAGCGCTGTCGCCAACGGGCAACAACGGCAGCCAAGGCGCCGGCGGAGATGGTGGGGCCGGTGGCGCCGGCGGCACCGGCGGCACCGGCGGCGACGGCGGCAGAGGTGCCCACGGCACTCTCTTCAGCAGCCTCGCTGGCACTGGCGGGACTGGCGGAAATGGCGGCACCGGCGGCACCGGCGGCACCGGTGGTGCCGGCGGTGCCGGCGGGACCGGTTCCACCCTGGGCGCGACCGGTGCGACAGGGGCGGCCGGCCGCGCCGGAAACGGTGGCGTCGGCGGCAGTGGCGGCCTTGGCTCCGCCTTTGGCCCCGGCGGCACCGGCGGCATGGGCGGCGCCGGCGGCACCAGCACCGTCAGCGCCGGCGGTGACGGCGGAAGGGGCGGCTTCGGCGGCGACGGCCTTGATGCCAGTTCCGGTGGGAATGGCGGGGACGGCGGGCACGGTGGCGACGGCTTCAGGACCGCTGGGGCGGGCGGGCGAGGTGGGGACGGCGGCAAAGGGGCCGACCCCGGCGGTTTATTCCCGATCCCTGGGGCTGGCGGTAAGGGTGGCACCGGTGGCACCGGCGGCACCGCACACCTCGGGCCCCTGGCCATCATCGGCCAATCCGGCCAGCCCGGCCAGTTCGGCAGCCCCGGCGCCGACGGCCGCGGCGGGGCCGGGGGCGCAGGCGGGGGCGGCGGCGCCGGCGGCAGCTTCTAG
- a CDS encoding transcriptional regulator — MLEVAAEPTRRRLLQLLAPGERTVTQLASQFTVTRSAISQHLGMLAEAGLVTARKQGRERYYRLDERGVLRLRALMESFWSDELDRLVADAAHYPPSQGDCAMPFEKAVVVPLDPTSTFALITQPDRLRRWMAVAARIELRTGGAYRWTVTPGHSAAGTVIDVDPGKRVVFTWGWEDHGDPPPGGSTVTITLTPVDGGTEVRLVHDGLTAQQAARHAKGWNHFLDRLVVAGQRGDAGPDEWAAAPDPLDELSCAEATLAVLQHVLRGIGASDLTRQTPCTEYDVSQLADHLLRSLAIIGAAAGAQLAPRDVDAPLETQVADAAQAVMEAWRRRGLAGTVELNSNQVPATVPVGILCLEFLVHAWDFAIATGSQVIASEPVSEYVLAVAGKVITPATRNSAGFAAPAAVGSFAPVLDRLIAFTGRQPTAGHVSAT, encoded by the coding sequence ATGCTGGAAGTCGCGGCAGAGCCAACCCGGCGCCGGCTGCTACAGCTCCTGGCACCGGGTGAACGCACCGTTACCCAGCTTGCGTCGCAGTTCACGGTCACCCGTTCGGCGATATCGCAGCACCTCGGCATGCTCGCCGAAGCGGGATTGGTTACCGCCCGCAAACAGGGCCGGGAACGGTACTACCGGCTCGATGAGCGCGGGGTGCTGCGGCTTCGTGCGCTCATGGAGTCCTTCTGGAGCGACGAGCTGGACCGTCTTGTCGCCGATGCCGCCCACTACCCGCCGTCACAAGGAGACTGTGCCATGCCGTTCGAGAAAGCGGTCGTCGTGCCCTTGGATCCGACCAGCACCTTCGCGCTCATCACCCAGCCCGACAGGCTTCGGCGCTGGATGGCCGTCGCCGCGCGTATCGAGCTGCGCACCGGTGGCGCTTATCGCTGGACGGTGACTCCGGGGCATAGCGCGGCCGGCACCGTCATCGACGTCGACCCCGGCAAGCGGGTGGTCTTCACCTGGGGTTGGGAGGACCACGGCGACCCCCCGCCGGGCGGGTCGACGGTGACCATCACGCTGACCCCGGTCGACGGCGGCACCGAGGTCCGGCTGGTCCACGACGGGCTGACCGCGCAGCAGGCCGCCCGGCACGCCAAAGGGTGGAACCACTTCCTGGACCGGCTGGTCGTCGCCGGCCAACGCGGTGACGCCGGTCCCGACGAATGGGCCGCAGCGCCCGATCCGCTCGACGAATTATCTTGTGCCGAAGCAACATTGGCCGTTCTTCAGCACGTACTGCGCGGGATAGGCGCCTCTGACCTGACCAGGCAGACACCGTGTACGGAATATGACGTTTCGCAACTGGCGGATCATTTGCTGCGCTCGCTGGCGATCATCGGCGCTGCGGCGGGCGCGCAGCTGGCGCCCCGCGATGTGGACGCGCCACTGGAAACCCAGGTGGCCGACGCGGCGCAGGCCGTGATGGAAGCCTGGCGGCGGCGTGGCTTGGCGGGCACGGTGGAGCTGAACTCGAACCAGGTGCCTGCGACGGTGCCGGTCGGCATCCTGTGCCTAGAATTTCTGGTCCACGCTTGGGATTTCGCGATTGCCACCGGTTCTCAGGTGATCGCGTCCGAGCCGGTGTCGGAGTACGTACTGGCGGTGGCCGGCAAGGTCATCACCCCGGCAACCCGTAACTCCGCGGGCTTCGCCGCGCCGGCGGCGGTCGGTTCCTTTGCCCCAGTCCTCGATCGCCTCATCGCCTTCACCGGCCGCCAGCCGACCGCAGGCCACGTGTCCGCCACCTAA
- the TB27.3 gene encoding hypothetical protein, which yields MPKRSEYRQGTPNWVDLQTTDQSAAKKFYTSLFGWGYDDNPVPGGGGVYSMATLNGEAVAAIAPMPPGAPEGMPPIWNTYIAVDDVDAVVDKVVPGGGQVMMPAFDIGDAGRMSFITDPTGAAVGLWQANRHIGATLVNETGTLIWNELLTDKPDLALAFYEAVVGLTHSSMEIAAGQNYRVLKAGDAEVGGCMEPPMPGVPNHWHVYFAVDDADATAAKAAAAGGQVIAEPADIPSVGRFAVLSDPQGAIFSVLKPAPQQ from the coding sequence ATGCCCAAGAGAAGCGAATACAGGCAAGGCACGCCGAACTGGGTCGACCTTCAGACCACCGATCAGTCCGCCGCCAAAAAGTTCTACACATCGTTGTTCGGCTGGGGTTACGACGACAACCCGGTCCCCGGAGGCGGTGGGGTCTATTCCATGGCCACGCTGAACGGCGAAGCCGTGGCCGCCATCGCACCGATGCCCCCGGGTGCACCGGAGGGGATGCCGCCGATCTGGAACACCTATATCGCGGTGGACGACGTCGATGCGGTGGTGGACAAGGTGGTGCCCGGGGGCGGGCAGGTGATGATGCCGGCCTTCGACATCGGCGATGCCGGCCGGATGTCGTTCATCACCGATCCGACCGGCGCTGCCGTGGGCCTATGGCAGGCCAATCGGCACATCGGAGCGACGTTGGTCAACGAGACGGGCACGCTCATCTGGAACGAACTGCTCACGGACAAGCCGGATTTGGCGCTAGCGTTCTACGAGGCTGTGGTTGGCCTCACCCACTCGAGCATGGAGATAGCTGCGGGCCAGAACTATCGGGTGCTCAAGGCCGGCGACGCGGAAGTCGGCGGCTGTATGGAACCGCCGATGCCCGGCGTGCCGAATCATTGGCACGTCTACTTTGCGGTGGATGACGCCGACGCCACGGCGGCCAAAGCCGCCGCAGCGGGCGGCCAGGTCATTGCGGAACCGGCTGACATTCCGTCGGTGGGCCGGTTCGCCGTGTTGTCCGATCCGCAGGGCGCGATCTTCAGTGTGTTGAAGCCCGCACCGCAGCAATAG
- the vapC26 gene encoding ribonuclease VapC26 (toxin, part of toxin-antitoxin (TA) operon with Rv0581,contains PIN domain), whose protein sequence is MIIDTSALLAYFDAAEPDHAAVSECIDSSADALVVSPYVVAELDYLVATRVGVDAELAVLRELAGGAWELANCGAAEIEQAARIVTKYQDQRIGIADAANVVLADRYRTRTILTLDRRHFSALRPIGGGRFTVIP, encoded by the coding sequence GTGATCATCGACACGAGTGCGCTGCTTGCCTATTTCGACGCCGCCGAGCCAGACCACGCCGCAGTGTCTGAGTGCATCGATAGCTCCGCAGACGCGCTCGTCGTATCCCCTTATGTGGTAGCGGAACTCGACTATCTCGTCGCCACCCGGGTAGGTGTCGATGCCGAGCTCGCCGTCCTGCGTGAACTCGCCGGCGGGGCCTGGGAGCTCGCCAACTGCGGTGCCGCCGAAATCGAGCAGGCCGCCCGCATCGTCACGAAATACCAGGATCAGCGGATCGGGATCGCGGATGCGGCCAACGTCGTGCTGGCCGACCGATACCGCACGCGCACGATCCTCACCCTGGACCGTCGGCACTTCTCGGCGCTGCGGCCGATCGGCGGTGGGCGCTTCACCGTCATTCCGTAA
- the lpqN gene encoding lipoprotein LpqN, producing the protein MKHFTAAVATVALSLALAGCSFNIKTDSAPTTSPTTTSPTTSTTTTSATTSAQAAGPNYTIADYIRDNHIQETPVHHGDPGSPTIDLPVPDDWRLLPESSRAPYGGIVYTQPADPNDPPTIVAILSKLTGDIDPAKVLQFAPGELKNLPGFQGSGDGSAATLGGFSAWQLGGSYSKNGKLRTVAQKTVVIPSQGAVFVLQLNADALDDETMTLMDAANVIDEQTTITP; encoded by the coding sequence ATGAAGCACTTCACGGCGGCCGTCGCGACGGTGGCGCTGAGCCTGGCACTGGCTGGCTGCAGTTTCAACATCAAGACCGACAGCGCGCCAACCACGTCGCCAACCACGACGTCCCCGACGACGTCGACAACGACTACGTCGGCAACCACCTCGGCTCAGGCAGCGGGGCCCAACTACACCATCGCCGACTATATCCGGGACAACCACATCCAGGAGACCCCAGTGCACCACGGCGACCCCGGCTCCCCGACCATCGACCTGCCGGTGCCCGACGATTGGCGGCTGCTTCCGGAAAGCTCCCGCGCACCCTATGGCGGCATCGTCTACACCCAGCCCGCCGATCCCAACGATCCCCCCACCATCGTTGCGATCCTCTCCAAACTCACCGGTGACATCGACCCCGCGAAGGTCCTCCAATTCGCACCCGGCGAGTTGAAAAACCTGCCCGGCTTCCAAGGCAGCGGCGACGGAAGTGCAGCCACGCTCGGCGGCTTTTCAGCATGGCAGCTCGGTGGTTCATACAGCAAGAACGGCAAGTTGCGGACCGTCGCGCAGAAGACGGTGGTGATTCCCAGCCAAGGTGCGGTGTTCGTGCTTCAACTCAACGCCGACGCGCTCGACGACGAGACGATGACGTTGATGGACGCCGCCAACGTCATCGACGAGCAGACGACCATCACGCCCTAA
- a CDS encoding glycosidase — translation MRARRLRRALAALLAVAGLFVPFIVGVPTAYDGEPVFVAIPVEHVNTLIGTGTGAAIVGEINNFPGASVPFGMVQYSPDTVDNYAGYDYDNPHSTGFSMTHASVGCPAFGDISMLPTTTPLGSQPWSAWEEIAHDDTEVGVPGYYTVRFPGTGVIAELTATTRTGVGRFRYPRNGWPALFHVRSGASLAGNYAATLQIEDNTTITGSATSGGFCGKKNLYTVYFAMKFSQPFSSYGTWDGYAVYPGSHSMNSSYSGGYVGFPAGSVLEVRTALSYVSVDGARANLDAEGGASFDDIRAATSSEWNAALSRIAVAGRGPGDVDTFYTCLYRSLLHPNTFNDVDGRYIGFDGVIHSVASGHTHYANFSDWDTYRSLAPLQGLLFPQRASDMIQSLVTDAEQSGAYPRWALANSATGMMSGDSVVPLIVNLYAFGARDFDLKSALHYMVNAATQGGVGLDGFLERPGIAAYLRLGYGPQTAEFRANGRIAGASVTLEWSVDDFAISRFADSLGDTATAAVFQNRSQYWQNLFNPTTGYISPRSAAGFFPDGPGFVAYPSGFGQDGYDEGNAEQYLWWVPHNVAGLVTALGGRTAVVKRLDRFTKKLNVGPNEPYLWAGNEPGFGVPWLYNYIGQPWKTQRTVDRVRGLFGPTPGGAPGNDDLGALSSWYVWAALGLYPSTPGTTILTVNTPLFDRAVIALPTGKSIQITAPGASGRNRLKYIDGLTIDRQPSNQTFLPESIVRTGGDLTFSLAGTPNKVWGTAASAAPPSFGAGSSAVTVNIARPIIGIVPGATGTVTVDAQRMIDGVDDYTVTPTSYVVGIAAEPLSGQFDDDGAVSASVAITVARSVPSGYYPIYVTTSAGDSARTLIVLVVVAEAVE, via the coding sequence ATGCGGGCACGCAGGTTGCGCAGAGCCCTGGCCGCGCTCTTGGCGGTGGCGGGTCTGTTTGTTCCGTTCATTGTTGGCGTGCCCACGGCCTACGACGGTGAGCCGGTGTTCGTCGCCATTCCGGTCGAGCATGTCAATACGCTCATCGGCACCGGCACGGGAGCCGCGATAGTGGGGGAGATCAACAACTTTCCCGGCGCCTCGGTGCCGTTCGGCATGGTGCAGTACTCGCCGGACACCGTCGACAACTACGCCGGCTACGACTACGACAACCCGCATTCCACCGGATTCAGCATGACGCACGCGTCGGTGGGCTGCCCGGCGTTCGGCGACATCTCGATGTTGCCCACGACCACCCCGCTCGGCTCGCAGCCGTGGAGCGCCTGGGAGGAGATCGCCCACGACGACACCGAGGTCGGCGTGCCCGGCTACTACACCGTACGGTTCCCCGGTACCGGGGTGATCGCCGAGCTCACCGCCACCACCCGCACGGGCGTCGGCCGGTTTCGCTACCCCCGCAATGGGTGGCCGGCGCTGTTTCACGTGCGCTCCGGCGCATCGTTGGCGGGCAACTACGCCGCGACACTGCAGATCGAGGACAACACCACAATCACCGGCTCGGCGACCAGCGGCGGGTTCTGCGGCAAGAAGAACCTGTACACGGTGTACTTCGCCATGAAGTTCAGCCAGCCGTTCAGCTCGTATGGCACCTGGGACGGCTACGCGGTCTATCCCGGTTCACACAGCATGAATTCGAGTTACAGCGGGGGGTATGTCGGGTTTCCGGCCGGCTCGGTGCTCGAGGTGCGGACCGCCCTGTCCTATGTGAGCGTGGACGGGGCGCGAGCCAACCTGGACGCCGAAGGCGGAGCAAGCTTCGACGACATCCGTGCGGCGACATCGAGCGAATGGAACGCCGCGCTATCGCGAATCGCGGTGGCCGGCAGGGGGCCTGGCGACGTGGACACCTTCTACACTTGTCTTTACCGGTCACTGTTGCACCCCAACACCTTTAACGACGTGGACGGACGTTACATCGGATTCGACGGTGTCATCCACAGCGTTGCCAGTGGGCACACCCACTACGCCAATTTCTCCGACTGGGACACCTACCGCAGCCTCGCCCCACTGCAGGGACTGTTGTTCCCGCAACGGGCCAGCGACATGATCCAGTCGTTGGTGACCGACGCGGAGCAGAGTGGTGCGTATCCGCGTTGGGCGCTGGCGAATTCCGCAACCGGCATGATGAGCGGAGACAGTGTGGTACCGCTCATCGTAAACCTCTACGCCTTCGGCGCCAGGGATTTCGACCTCAAATCCGCGCTGCACTACATGGTGAATGCAGCGACCCAGGGCGGTGTCGGACTTGACGGTTTCCTGGAGCGGCCGGGAATCGCCGCCTATCTGAGGCTCGGCTATGGACCACAAACGGCGGAATTCCGCGCCAACGGTCGTATCGCCGGCGCCTCGGTCACGCTGGAGTGGTCGGTCGATGACTTTGCCATCTCCCGATTCGCTGATTCGTTGGGCGATACCGCAACTGCCGCCGTCTTCCAGAACCGGTCGCAGTATTGGCAGAACCTGTTCAATCCCACCACCGGCTATATCTCGCCCCGGAGCGCGGCCGGTTTCTTCCCCGACGGTCCCGGGTTCGTGGCATACCCCTCGGGCTTTGGGCAGGACGGATACGACGAGGGCAACGCCGAACAATACCTGTGGTGGGTGCCGCATAACGTGGCCGGTTTGGTGACCGCGCTTGGTGGCCGCACGGCCGTCGTCAAGCGGCTCGACCGCTTTACCAAAAAGCTCAACGTCGGCCCCAACGAACCCTATCTGTGGGCCGGTAACGAGCCCGGTTTCGGGGTGCCCTGGCTGTACAACTACATCGGCCAACCGTGGAAAACCCAGCGGACGGTCGACCGGGTCCGCGGGCTGTTCGGCCCGACACCTGGCGGTGCGCCGGGCAACGACGACCTCGGCGCCCTGTCCAGCTGGTATGTCTGGGCTGCCCTTGGCCTGTATCCGAGCACCCCGGGAACCACCATCCTGACCGTGAACACACCGCTTTTCGATCGCGCCGTGATCGCGCTCCCCACCGGAAAGTCCATTCAGATCACCGCGCCGGGCGCATCCGGGCGGAACCGCCTGAAGTACATCGACGGCCTGACCATCGACCGCCAACCGAGCAACCAGACGTTTCTTCCGGAGTCGATCGTGCGCACCGGAGGCGACCTGACCTTCTCGCTCGCCGGCACACCCAACAAGGTCTGGGGAACCGCGGCGTCTGCCGCGCCGCCGTCATTCGGTGCGGGCAGCTCGGCGGTGACGGTAAATATCGCCCGGCCCATCATCGGGATCGTGCCGGGAGCGACCGGGACCGTGACCGTCGACGCGCAACGGATGATCGACGGCGTCGACGACTACACTGTCACCCCAACGTCCTACGTTGTTGGGATTGCGGCGGAACCGTTATCCGGGCAATTCGACGATGACGGAGCCGTGAGCGCGTCGGTCGCGATCACCGTAGCTCGATCGGTGCCGTCGGGGTATTACCCGATCTATGTCACCACCAGCGCCGGGGATAGTGCCCGGACATTGATCGTGCTGGTCGTGGTCGCCGAGGCGGTGGAATGA
- the vapB26 gene encoding antitoxin VapB26 (part of toxin-antitoxin (TA) operon with Rv0582), whose amino-acid sequence MDKTTVYLPDELKAAVKRAARQRGVSEAQVIRESIRAAVGGAKPPPRGGLYAGSEPIARRVDELLAGFGER is encoded by the coding sequence GTGGACAAGACGACGGTCTACCTGCCGGATGAACTCAAGGCGGCCGTGAAGCGCGCCGCTCGGCAGCGCGGAGTCTCCGAAGCGCAGGTAATCCGGGAGTCCATCCGGGCGGCGGTCGGCGGCGCCAAGCCGCCGCCGCGCGGGGGTCTATATGCGGGTTCGGAGCCCATCGCGCGGCGAGTCGACGAGCTGCTGGCTGGCTTCGGTGAGCGGTGA